From the genome of Pelmatolapia mariae isolate MD_Pm_ZW linkage group LG12, Pm_UMD_F_2, whole genome shotgun sequence, one region includes:
- the asphd2 gene encoding aspartate beta-hydroxylase domain-containing protein 2, with translation MEWSLESVREMVAGGMQSIRECEICAFAIAMCVLLLFMWYCYRVGREHGSSPLRGRYLAGTGRIGGVVGGFMSSDCRNRGKGKHGSMLEEQNGFAFCQSSECFRCASAGESLNQRLYHSLQEYAKRYTWSGMGRVHKGVRDQGRYLNSRPTIQRPEVFFLPDLPSAPFFSREVQRHDVELLEQSFPALLAEFESIYHQPPGRSGSSLPPGWKANNTPRGQWWTYYLVNQGTPLVLNVRRCPRAWRVLGQLRTFISNNVFGNACFSVLTPGALITEHYGPTNVRLRCHLGLRVPPPCELVVGGEPQCWSEGSCLLFDDSFLHRAFHEGSQEDGPRVVFMVDLWHPNVAAAERQALDYIFTPGRLEDREGK, from the exons ATGGAGTGGTCACTTGAGAGTGTGAGGGAGATGGTGGCTGGAGGGATGCAGTCTATAAGGGAGTGTGAGATCTGTGCTTTTGCCATAGCcatgtgtgtgctgctgctgtttatgtGGTACTGTTATCGCGTGGGCCGGGAGCATGGCTCTAGCCCTCTGCGCGGGAGGTATCTAGCCGGCACGGGACGGATTGGAGGTGTGGTGGGGGGCTTCATGAGTTCAGACTGTCGTAACAGGGGAAAGGGAAAGCACGGATCCATGCTGGAGGAGCAGAACGGCTTTGCTTTCTGTCAGTCGTCAGAGTGCTTCCGCTGCGCCAGCGCTGGAGAGAGCCTGAACCAGAGGCTCTATCACAGCCTGCAGGAATACGCCAAGCGCTACACCTGGTCAGGGATGGGCAGGGTGCACAAAGGAGTCCGTGATCAAGGCCGGTACCTTAACAGCCGACCGACCATCCAGCGGCCAGAGGTCTTCTTCCTGCCCGACCTGCCATCAGCGCCTTTCTTCTCCAGGGAAGTGCAGAGACATGACGTGGAGCTGCTTGAGCAGAGCTTCCCTGCACTCCTGGCTGAGTTCGAGAGCATCTACCACCAGCCTCCGGGTCGCAGCGGCTCCTCCCTCCCGCCGGGGTGGAAGGCCAACAATACTCCTCGTGGGCAGTGGTGGACCTACTACCTGGTCAACCAAGGCACCCCTCTGGTTCTAAATGTCAGGAGATGTCCCCGAGCATGGAGGGTGCTGGGCCAGCTGCGCACCTTCATCTCCAACAATGTGTTTGGGAACGCCTGCTTCTCCGTACTGACGCCCGGGGCGCTCATCACCGAGCATTACGGCCCGACAAATGTCAGGCTCCGATGCCACCTGG GTCTCAGAGTGCCCCCTCCCTGTGAACTTGTGGTTGGTGGAGAGCCGCAGTGCTGGTCTGAGGGCAGCTGTTTGCTTTTCGACGACTCCTTCCTTCACAGGGCTTTCCATGAGG GGAGCCAGGAGGACGGCCCCAGGGTGGTTTTCATGGTGGACCTGTGGCACCCCAACGTGGCCGCCGCTGAGAGACAGGCTTTGGACTACATTTTTACACCGGGCCGTTTAGAGGACAGAGAGGGGAAATAG